In Chryseobacterium oranimense, a single window of DNA contains:
- a CDS encoding histidine kinase, which produces MNINFKHILSQKSIYIAIASVCFIAVVAFAVLSILITRDSRKNNEEFARKTFFRKYETIEKELKNIEDYQYLLRALIRKDGLKNYKEYSSVLNDLNRKRNLLPYSWYSYYHGNSGKSENSSALSEIFTKKDREGKYIKIQNNGSGHFSDFLITTPKDSTYWVSYDSLKLPKKDVLYYGSAVSLDDLHQYFINLDKTPNNYAYVFTKEGICITHPDQKYLGKNIFDFTNIKPQDTLTAKTKSGYTEGSTISEYLNVEVTRFIKPLKTDNFEGYAVVNHVNFLIDESVNKTKTYSVYIFLAALFLIVTVFILFQRSTALAYREKEKIQSEKNLLLIENEKMHRVEVLNQLQQLKNNINPHFLFNSLNSLYMLIGINKENAQRFTMNLSKIYRYLIVPPRENIVPVSQEIRFIEQYMELLKSRFDEELTFDLIISEPKSLGKKIPYLSLQMVTENAIKHNIATIDHPLEITITVEDKGIVIRNTWQPKTGENVQGEKFGIDYLNQVYDYFNKDSVNISVNGEYFICFLPLIE; this is translated from the coding sequence ATGAATATTAATTTTAAACACATTCTATCCCAGAAATCTATTTACATAGCCATTGCATCTGTATGTTTCATTGCGGTTGTAGCATTTGCCGTGCTCAGTATTCTCATTACCCGCGACAGCCGGAAAAACAATGAAGAATTTGCCCGGAAAACCTTTTTCAGAAAATATGAAACTATAGAAAAAGAGCTCAAAAATATTGAAGATTACCAATACCTGCTCCGTGCCCTGATCCGGAAAGACGGTCTGAAAAACTACAAAGAGTATTCATCCGTCCTTAATGATCTGAACAGAAAACGGAATCTTCTGCCGTACAGCTGGTACTCCTATTATCATGGTAATTCGGGGAAATCTGAAAACAGCAGTGCCTTATCCGAAATATTCACAAAGAAGGATAGGGAAGGAAAGTATATTAAAATACAAAACAATGGTTCAGGGCATTTCAGTGATTTTTTGATCACTACACCCAAAGACAGCACTTATTGGGTAAGCTACGATTCCCTGAAACTGCCTAAGAAGGATGTCCTGTATTACGGTTCAGCGGTAAGTCTGGATGATCTCCACCAATATTTTATCAATTTAGACAAAACTCCCAATAACTACGCTTATGTTTTCACCAAAGAAGGCATCTGCATTACCCATCCCGATCAGAAATATCTTGGAAAAAATATTTTTGATTTTACAAACATTAAGCCGCAGGATACCTTAACCGCCAAAACAAAATCCGGCTACACAGAAGGAAGCACCATTTCCGAATATCTGAACGTAGAAGTCACCCGCTTTATAAAACCTTTAAAAACAGACAACTTTGAAGGTTATGCAGTGGTAAATCATGTGAACTTCCTCATCGACGAAAGCGTAAACAAAACAAAAACCTATAGCGTTTACATCTTTCTTGCCGCTCTGTTCCTTATTGTAACGGTTTTCATCCTTTTTCAGAGATCTACCGCACTGGCTTATCGGGAAAAAGAAAAAATACAGTCCGAAAAGAACCTGCTCCTTATTGAGAACGAAAAAATGCACCGGGTGGAAGTGCTCAACCAGCTTCAGCAACTCAAAAACAATATCAACCCGCATTTTCTTTTTAATTCATTGAATTCCCTGTATATGCTGATCGGGATCAACAAGGAAAATGCACAGCGCTTTACCATGAACCTTTCTAAAATTTATCGGTACCTTATTGTTCCTCCCAGGGAAAATATTGTTCCCGTATCACAGGAGATCAGGTTTATTGAGCAGTATATGGAACTCCTGAAAAGCAGGTTTGATGAAGAGCTCACCTTTGATCTCATTATTTCTGAACCGAAAAGCCTTGGAAAAAAAATTCCTTATCTGTCCCTTCAGATGGTAACGGAGAACGCGATAAAGCATAATATAGCCACCATAGATCATCCCCTGGAAATTACCATTACCGTCGAAGATAAAGGAATTGTCATCAGGAATACATGGCAGCCCAAAACCGGTGAAAATGTTCAGGGGGAGAAGTTCGGAATTGACTATTTGAACCAGGTTTATGATTATTTTAATAAAGATTCTGTTAATATATCTGTAAATGGTGAATATTTCATATGCTTTTTACCGCTAATTGAATAA